ctaaatctcctgcaaagcataaaacaaaacataaaacgcaccaatttcccgaagatttaacttaaaatatgcatatgcaaatccctaaaattagaacaattaagcataaatcaaccccccaccacttagccttttgcttgtcctcaagcaaaatcaatatgaatcctaggaagaaattggtttcaacgatgcttatttccatccaaacattcaacaaagtcaattcaaaattttacaatcaacacacatctctttatcatgcaagtaactcacagtttacgaagcaacaaaatagtaatgcaagtaattcgatcagactcaattctccgctagaagtgaattccctaatgtgatcgcctttataatcaatatctccatttttcacactttgtgtgcttaagtttttggacagttgagccataattcatgaaataagaaccatttggatgtaatccaaagtctttcacgtggtttcccatgctcatagttaaactagatGAGCAGAGACTCGGCGCTGTCACAATTCAGGgctggccagatgtttcagagctgatattttcaaaattggcaattcgtccagcattttcacaaataaggatacgatcgtaggcaatcacaatgacaacactccttctaacatctaccggacaaatcacgttttacttacttacaatcgtgttgtaacaaaactcaaatctttgcacaaacaagaaatatatatcaaaagtaaaacaagaataaccaccattcattcacaaacccgaaattcacatcgaaaactatattctcttccacaaattcataaaaattagcaagtatccaagaaaaaactaagcatagaaagaccaATCTTGCctaattgaaagcataagcacaacaaaacacccccctcccccccacacttaaagcatgccatgacCTCAGGGCACAAAGTAAAAAGAGTTAGAAAACATCCCtaattatcggcattgaaaaatTGAAGCATTgtgagaggcggtgaagagTGGGATTTGCACTCTGTGCAGAGTAGAAAATGTCAGCACTGGCTTTTGCAGAGTGGAatttcagctctgactctgcacagcagagtcagagtagacgTGCAGCGCTGGCCTTCTTCAGAGTAGAAATTCATGTCTGGCCAGTGCAAAGCTGACCTTTTCAGCGCTGGCGGCAAAGTCAGAGTAGAAAatgcagcgctgaaaacaatGACATTAACACCCAAAAATCCAAGTATCCGCACAAGCAACCAAAGACTtagaaaaacacaaaacaaaaacgaaaaacaaagaaaaacaaaaaactaaacCAACGGtaggttgcctcccaccaagcgctagttttaaagttgCCAGCCCGACGTAGAGGATCCCCTAACCAAAGTCActatgaaacgtcagctgaatTAATCCTTGTGAAAGCGCATTCTCCTCCAtttcagctgcgggtcctcttaatgagcaagcagagctcatcacattcatcattctctcgaaccaTGAGCTAGATCGAGAGCTTCCTTCTCCTCCAAGAGCATTACACCTTGCACTCCTTGCACGACACCATCTTTGTAGTTCAGCATATCAGCCCATTCTTCCTCAACGGTTGCATCCGCTTTCACTTTAGTTGGTGTTTCTTGCTCTGCATTAACGTCGAGTGGAAGTTTGGTCAAAAACTCGTCTTCAATGGCCTCCTCATCTAGCAGGTTAGTAAGAAACTCCTGTATTATCTCGTCCTCTTCCGGGCAAGTGCTCTCCAGCATTGGCGAACTGGTCAGGGCTGGCGGACTAGTCAGGGCTGGCTGACTGGGCAGAGCTGGGCTCGTCAGGTCTGAGCTCTGCAGGGCTGGACTATGCAGCGCTGAACTTGGCATGACTGGACTAAGTAGCGTTGGAATGGGCAGCGCTGAactgggcagcgctgcactTGGCAGAGCTGGTGCGATGGTCAGAGCTGAAATCCTAGGCAGAGCTGGCACAAAATTGTCAGCGCTGAAAATTTTCACTTCTTCCACATGGTCAGAAATCTCAATAGAATAACATATATGCATTAAAAAAGTAGAAATAACAGGCTTCTTAACGAATATAGAgaacgttaccgatctacctgacccggccatactcaaagttccagaactCACGTCAATGCGAGTTTGGGTAGTAGCCATTAAAGGCCGACCAAGCAGCACAAGATGGCCGTTCTCTCCTGTAATGCCTTTCCCTTCATCGAGCACCACAAAGTCTGCCAGCACCTTGATTCCTTTCACCGTGACTTCGATATCCTCCAAAATTCCAAGTGGGCCGGTTATAGCACCGTCAGCTAGCTGGAGTCTCATATTTGTACATTTAAGCTCATGTTCGTTCCTGCCCAATTTCTAAAATATAgcaaacggcatcaaattgactgccgcacccaagtctaacatacCCGAGAACTCTCCAGCTCTTTCCAAACCAATAGCAATAACGAAACttcctggatctccttgcttcggtagTGGTTTGGTTGGATCTACAATCTTtggtggcagaggcgggctAGGGCGTAGGATAGCTTTCGGTGGCCGATATGGTATAGTGGACTTGTGAAGTTTCAGCTCTGGCGCCCTTCTTAGCTCTGGCGCTCTTCTCAGCTCTGGAGTCCTTCTTAGCTCTGGTGCTCTTCTTATGCCAGAATTTTGCAGAACTGGATTTGGCATGGTTGGATGTGGCATGGCTGAATTCTGCAAGGCTGGATGCTGCAGGGCTAGACTCTGCATAGCTGAATTCTGCAGTGCTGGATTTTGCATAGCtggattctgcagagctggagTCTGCAGGGCTGGATTTTGCATGGCTGGATTCTGCAGAGTTGGACTCGGCAGGGCTGGACTTGCCAGGGCTGGCATCCTCATCTGCTCTGGTAgcatagtcagctctggcgctCTCATCAGCTCTGGCATCCTGGACAGCGCTGGCGGTGTTCTCATCTCTGGCAGAGCAGTAATGGCCAGAGCCTGATGTAGCTggttctgctgctgctgtagctggtTCAGAGTGCCCGACAGTTTCCCCACGGTGGTCTCAAGTCGGTTGATGGTGGCTGCCTGAGactccatattttgcttgctcATCTCCATAAATGATTGCATCGTCTCCTCTAAAGACTGTTTCTGCTTTTCAAACTGTGGAGTATTCTGAAATTGTTGAGCAGGCTGAAAATTCCTTTgttgctgacctctccatccgctATTAAAGTTATGCATGC
The genomic region above belongs to Salvia miltiorrhiza cultivar Shanhuang (shh) chromosome 5, IMPLAD_Smil_shh, whole genome shotgun sequence and contains:
- the LOC131025853 gene encoding uncharacterized protein LOC131025853; the protein is MSKTEAAPVPAQSIDYNQGMHNFNSGWRGQQQRNFQPAQQFQNTPQFEKQKQSLEETMQSFMEMSKQNMESQAATINRLETTVGKLSGTLNQLQQQQNQLHQALAITALPEMRTPPALSRMPELMRAPELTMLPEQMRMPALASPALPSPTLQNPAMQNPALQTPALQNPAMQNPALQNSAMQSLALQHPALQNSAMPHPTMPNPVLQNSGIRRAPELRRTPELRRAPELRRAPELKLHKSTIPYRPPKAILRPSPPLPPKIVDPTKPLPKQGDPGSFVIAIGLERAGEFSGMLDLGAAVNLMPFAIF